In one window of Juglans regia cultivar Chandler chromosome 3, Walnut 2.0, whole genome shotgun sequence DNA:
- the LOC108984784 gene encoding histone deacetylase HDT1 isoform X1: MSLMEFWGAEVKSGESLEVDPGLGVVLHLSQASIGEVKKDKANERICLFVKVDDQKLTLGTVSSEKLPQISFDLVFEKKFQLSHNWKKGSVYFTGYRAYVPKDVITDESSESDTYFDTEPNSEEGFRVDPHHIGKSELEVKQAAKPNVTTAKQVRIVEPNKVEDTDEDVDEDTSSDEESSDESDDDEAKAISEEESSENDDDGSDGGSDDDSSEDEDKETPKELKAKANKKRPMEPAKKTPADKKAKFISPEKTDVKKFSGHVATPHPSKQTVTKQQTPKSGGAYPCKSCNRSFSSETGLQSHTKAKHSAAQ, translated from the exons ATGTCGCTAATGGAGTTTTGGG GTGCTGAGGTCAAAAGTGGAGAGTCCCTTGAGGTGGATCCTGGTCTGGGTGTGGTGTTGCATCTTTCACAG GCTTCTATTGGTGAGGTTAAGAAGGACAAAGCAAATGAAAGAATCTGCTTGTTTGTGAAAGTTGATGATCAAAAGCTTACTCTCGGAACCGTGTCTTCTGAGAAATTACCCCAGATATCTTTTGATCTggtgtttgaaaagaaattccaGTTATCCCATAACTGGAAAAAGGGAAGTGTCTACTTCACCGGATATAGAGCTTATGTACCCAAAGA TGTCATTACCGATGAGTCTTCAG AATCTGATACTTATTTTGATACGGAACCTAATTCGGAGGAGGGCTTTCGAGTCGATCCCCATCATATTG GAAAATCTGAGTTAGAAGTTAAACAAGCTGCAAAGCCTAATGTTACCACAGCTAAGCAGGTGAGGATTGTGGAACCAAATAAAGTTGAAGATACTGATGAAGATGTGGATGAGGACACATCTTCAGATGAGGAATCATCAGATGAgtctgatgatgatgag GCTAAGGCAATTAGTGAGGAAGAGAGCagtgaaaatgatgatgatggcaGTGATGGTGGTAGTGATGATGACAGTAGCGAAGATGAGGATAAAGAGACTCCAAAAGAG TTGAAGGCCAAAGCAAACAAGAAGAGACCCATGGAACCTGCCAAAAAAACCCCTGCCGATAAGAAGGCAAAATTTATTAGTCCTGAGAAGACTG ACGTCAAGAAATTTAGTGGCCATGTAGCAACTCCTCACCCTTCAAAGCAGACTGTTACAAAACAGCAGACTCCAAAATCAGGGGGAGCATACCCTTGCAAATCGTGTAACAG GTCGTTCAGCTCAGAAACTGGTTTGCAGTCTCATACAAAGGCAAAACACAGTGCTGCACAGTAA
- the LOC108984784 gene encoding histone deacetylase HDT1 isoform X2 → MSLMEFWGAEVKSGESLEVDPGLGVVLHLSQASIGEVKKDKANERICLFVKVDDQKLTLGTVSSEKLPQISFDLVFEKKFQLSHNWKKGSVYFTGYRAYVPKDDESSESDTYFDTEPNSEEGFRVDPHHIGKSELEVKQAAKPNVTTAKQVRIVEPNKVEDTDEDVDEDTSSDEESSDESDDDEAKAISEEESSENDDDGSDGGSDDDSSEDEDKETPKELKAKANKKRPMEPAKKTPADKKAKFISPEKTDVKKFSGHVATPHPSKQTVTKQQTPKSGGAYPCKSCNRSFSSETGLQSHTKAKHSAAQ, encoded by the exons ATGTCGCTAATGGAGTTTTGGG GTGCTGAGGTCAAAAGTGGAGAGTCCCTTGAGGTGGATCCTGGTCTGGGTGTGGTGTTGCATCTTTCACAG GCTTCTATTGGTGAGGTTAAGAAGGACAAAGCAAATGAAAGAATCTGCTTGTTTGTGAAAGTTGATGATCAAAAGCTTACTCTCGGAACCGTGTCTTCTGAGAAATTACCCCAGATATCTTTTGATCTggtgtttgaaaagaaattccaGTTATCCCATAACTGGAAAAAGGGAAGTGTCTACTTCACCGGATATAGAGCTTATGTACCCAAAGA CGATGAGTCTTCAG AATCTGATACTTATTTTGATACGGAACCTAATTCGGAGGAGGGCTTTCGAGTCGATCCCCATCATATTG GAAAATCTGAGTTAGAAGTTAAACAAGCTGCAAAGCCTAATGTTACCACAGCTAAGCAGGTGAGGATTGTGGAACCAAATAAAGTTGAAGATACTGATGAAGATGTGGATGAGGACACATCTTCAGATGAGGAATCATCAGATGAgtctgatgatgatgag GCTAAGGCAATTAGTGAGGAAGAGAGCagtgaaaatgatgatgatggcaGTGATGGTGGTAGTGATGATGACAGTAGCGAAGATGAGGATAAAGAGACTCCAAAAGAG TTGAAGGCCAAAGCAAACAAGAAGAGACCCATGGAACCTGCCAAAAAAACCCCTGCCGATAAGAAGGCAAAATTTATTAGTCCTGAGAAGACTG ACGTCAAGAAATTTAGTGGCCATGTAGCAACTCCTCACCCTTCAAAGCAGACTGTTACAAAACAGCAGACTCCAAAATCAGGGGGAGCATACCCTTGCAAATCGTGTAACAG GTCGTTCAGCTCAGAAACTGGTTTGCAGTCTCATACAAAGGCAAAACACAGTGCTGCACAGTAA